Proteins co-encoded in one Thermosphaera sp. genomic window:
- a CDS encoding DUF1156 domain-containing protein: MEERIIESKSPELVGFWLEVSKEAKKEKVAAAVPPINKMLYWWTRKPLIVSRAVAAAATLPGKVCISHVKNLIGLNGDRRAYSTTVNAERYRRMVDLNADGLKVFDPFAGSGNLLFAVLELGLNCRGMDYNPVAYLIMKATLEYPAKFGPRLAEEVETYGNELIERTRTELERFYRRSGRSALHYLWVWCIRCPHCGQRVPLTNQMWLRRGVRKKTDVGYQIVSTEDGDFRVKVVYGIKPEEASRFTQKGGRAVCIRCGNAISYKQMTAGIAKDRDAEMIAVVVEGPRGKEYEEVTDEDKRAYMEAERELERRWESSIESDLIPMETLKESELYTLTNYGFRHWYEVFNARQLLVMTTLLRNIRSIVSEIRDAELAKAVATYLSFMLCKHVDYNCVSVLWHVTNEQIAHALSMRRPSMIYNFAETNPFERTSGSLHSSLSGVVNGIRYATRLTNVGARPEVVWGSALNPQLFPRREYDVIITDPPYLDDVPYGELSDFFYVWLYRALRGHYPELPPPTPIDEDLVLSGGRFGGDSRLALSFYESGLQNSFVNIYNALKDDGLLVVFFAHSSTEAWDLLLRVLRKARFRVVSSYAVHTEMETNVLASGKTSFMSSIVVTCRKILEEKEEYFESLAPKIESEVKSLLESFSDQDLLEVPITDLLIMAYGKVLEVATQYTKLKSYKADFRPDFETLVSSARDYIMRHLVHRLVGMSPNALGPLASFAVVAKVFYGGNIPADEALKLAKAFGLDLDSLTRTYLKKAKGSVEILHFDEVKLPESPDDLDKSDLYHQLLFLLSYATRNGAARVKPLLSHPNMRVDDLRALIGLLLKSYQLRQNRGEKFSEKELEEFNLLRTLHDVIPGQSPGRGASTLDRYLEGGIP; this comes from the coding sequence TTGGAGGAGAGGATTATAGAGTCTAAGAGTCCGGAGCTGGTGGGGTTTTGGCTCGAGGTGAGTAAGGAGGCGAAGAAGGAGAAGGTCGCCGCCGCTGTTCCGCCGATAAACAAGATGCTCTACTGGTGGACGAGGAAGCCGCTTATCGTCTCGAGGGCGGTCGCGGCCGCTGCAACACTCCCTGGAAAGGTATGCATCTCCCATGTGAAGAACCTGATAGGTCTGAATGGAGACAGACGGGCGTACAGCACCACCGTGAACGCAGAACGTTACAGGAGAATGGTCGACCTGAACGCGGATGGGTTGAAGGTCTTCGACCCCTTCGCGGGCTCGGGCAACCTGCTCTTCGCGGTGCTTGAGCTGGGCCTCAACTGCCGCGGAATGGACTACAACCCGGTAGCGTACCTCATCATGAAGGCCACGCTCGAGTACCCGGCTAAATTCGGGCCGAGGTTGGCGGAGGAGGTCGAGACCTACGGGAATGAGTTGATTGAGAGGACGAGGACTGAGCTGGAGAGGTTCTACAGGAGGAGCGGAAGGAGCGCGCTACATTATCTCTGGGTTTGGTGTATCAGATGTCCGCACTGTGGACAGAGAGTTCCCCTGACCAACCAGATGTGGCTAAGACGCGGAGTTAGGAAAAAGACCGACGTAGGATACCAGATTGTCTCTACGGAAGATGGCGACTTCCGGGTAAAGGTGGTGTACGGGATCAAACCGGAAGAGGCCTCGCGGTTCACGCAAAAGGGGGGAAGGGCCGTCTGCATAAGGTGCGGAAACGCGATAAGCTACAAGCAGATGACTGCAGGTATAGCGAAGGACCGCGACGCGGAGATGATAGCCGTCGTCGTCGAGGGGCCGAGGGGCAAGGAGTACGAAGAAGTGACCGATGAGGACAAAAGGGCGTACATGGAGGCGGAGCGCGAACTAGAAAGGAGATGGGAAAGTTCGATCGAAAGCGACCTGATTCCCATGGAAACGCTGAAAGAGTCTGAGCTTTATACATTGACAAACTACGGGTTCAGGCACTGGTATGAGGTTTTTAATGCGAGGCAGCTTCTCGTGATGACAACTCTGCTGAGAAACATCCGCTCGATCGTCTCGGAGATTAGGGACGCTGAGCTGGCGAAGGCCGTGGCCACATACCTCTCCTTCATGCTCTGCAAACATGTAGATTATAACTGTGTATCTGTGCTTTGGCATGTTACTAACGAACAGATAGCACATGCGCTCAGCATGAGGAGACCAAGCATGATCTACAACTTCGCTGAGACTAATCCGTTCGAGAGGACCAGCGGATCGTTGCACTCGTCGCTGAGTGGCGTCGTGAATGGGATAAGATATGCGACTAGGCTTACTAACGTCGGGGCTAGGCCTGAGGTCGTGTGGGGATCTGCCCTCAATCCTCAGCTCTTCCCTAGAAGAGAGTACGACGTGATCATAACCGATCCGCCTTACCTTGACGACGTGCCGTACGGCGAGCTCAGCGATTTCTTCTACGTCTGGCTCTACAGGGCTCTGAGGGGCCATTACCCCGAGCTGCCTCCACCGACTCCAATTGACGAGGACTTAGTACTAAGCGGAGGTAGGTTCGGGGGAGACAGCAGGCTTGCACTGAGCTTCTATGAAAGTGGGTTGCAGAATAGCTTCGTCAACATATACAACGCCCTGAAGGACGACGGTCTGCTGGTAGTCTTTTTCGCCCACTCAAGCACCGAGGCCTGGGACCTCCTCCTGCGGGTCCTAAGGAAGGCAAGGTTCAGAGTCGTTTCGAGCTATGCAGTTCACACGGAGATGGAGACAAATGTCTTAGCGTCGGGGAAGACCTCTTTCATGAGTTCGATCGTGGTAACCTGCAGGAAAATCCTTGAGGAGAAGGAAGAGTACTTCGAGTCGCTTGCACCGAAGATCGAGTCCGAGGTTAAGTCCCTACTGGAATCCTTCTCCGACCAGGACCTCCTCGAGGTGCCGATAACAGACTTGCTGATCATGGCATACGGCAAGGTGCTCGAGGTGGCGACACAGTACACCAAGCTGAAGAGCTACAAGGCCGACTTCAGACCGGACTTCGAGACACTCGTCTCCTCCGCCAGGGACTACATAATGAGGCACCTCGTCCACAGGCTCGTGGGCATGTCTCCGAACGCTCTCGGCCCCCTCGCATCATTCGCCGTCGTCGCTAAGGTCTTCTACGGAGGTAACATTCCCGCCGACGAAGCGCTAAAGCTCGCCAAAGCCTTCGGACTCGACCTAGACTCCCTAACAAGGACTTACCTCAAGAAGGCCAAGGGAAGCGTCGAGATCCTACACTTCGACGAGGTGAAGCTGCCCGAATCGCCCGACGACCTCGACAAGAGCGACCTATACCATCAGCTACTCTTCCTGCTCTCCTACGCCACGCGTAACGGCGCCGCCCGCGTCAAACCCCTCCTCTCCCACCCGAACATGAGGGTCGATGACCTTCGAGCATTGATAGGGCTGCTCCTGAAAAGCTACCAGCTCCGCCAGAACAGAGGGGAGAAGTTCTCGGAAAAGGAGTTAGAGGAGTTCAACCTGCTCAGGACCCTCCACGACGTGATCCCTGGCCAGTCACCGGGAAGGGGCGCCAGCACCCT